In Eretmochelys imbricata isolate rEreImb1 chromosome 4, rEreImb1.hap1, whole genome shotgun sequence, a single window of DNA contains:
- the CD8A gene encoding T-cell surface glycoprotein CD8 alpha chain, with protein sequence MARFVSLLFFLSLSLCCCRSQGQKRKMSVRLHRGSSPLSLRANVELECVISDHSLSDSGVSWVRQYRDSAPQFILFVTSLGRVAATENGKPPERFQAKKESSNYRLTVTSFQEQDQGNYYCIVNHNQRLHFSSGIPLHLPAPATTAAPPKATTPQPSTITRSGELGGCKHSPNTEKAPKEGMDLSCNIYIWVPLASTCLLLFIALLATITVCQTTRRRRCKCKRPMPGSNGKPSLPNRYV encoded by the exons ATGGCCAGATTCGtttctttgctgttttttctCAGTCTGAGCTTGT GCTGCTgcagatcccaaggccagaaaagaaaaatgagcgTGAGGCTCCACAGGGGCAGCAGCCCCCTTTCCCTGCGAGCCAACGTGGAGCTGGAGTGTGTGATCTCAGACCACAGCCTGTCCGACAGCGGTGTGTCCTGGGTGCGCCAGTACAGGGATTCTGCCCCCCAGTTCATATTGTTCGTTACCTCCCTTGGCCGGGTGGCAGCGACAGAGAATGGAAAACCACCCGAACGCTTTCAGGCGAAAAAAGAATCCAGCAACTACAGACTGACCGTGACGTCCTTCCAGGAGCAGGACCAGGGCAATTATTACTGCATCGTCAACCACAACCAGAGACTGCACTTCAGCTCCGGGATCCCACTACACCTGCCAG CCCCCGCCACCACAGCCGCCCCTCCGAAGGCAACCACGCCCCAGCCCAGCACCATCACCCGCAGCGGGGAACTCGGGGGCTGCAAACACTCCCCGAACACAG AGAAAGCCCCAAAGGAAGGGATGGATTTATCCTGTAACATTTACATCTGGGTCCCCTTAGCCAGCACCTGCCTTCTCCTCTTCATTGCCCTGCTGGCCACCATCACGGTGTGTCAAA caaccAGAAGACGAAGATGCAAATGTAAAAG